Proteins from a genomic interval of Arachis hypogaea cultivar Tifrunner chromosome 10, arahy.Tifrunner.gnm2.J5K5, whole genome shotgun sequence:
- the LOC112716768 gene encoding 4-coumarate--CoA ligase-like 9, whose amino-acid sequence MEQKTATSNNVLIDPSNGFNRATRTFHSLKPPLRLPPSHATVSAPSYVLSLRRNSPWSDSVTALIDSATGRHLSYADFIRRSETLAANLTSLFTLSKNDTALVLSPNLLHVPILHFALLSLGVVVSPVNPLATRSDLTRIIRLSKPTIAFATSSAANNLPYEFRHGTVLIDSPEFESLMTASRPGAKLEQVEVSQSDVAAILYSSGTTGNVKGVMLTHRNLIAMAGVYDVVRPQREKPAVFLYTVPFFHVFGFTLSLRAVVLLETVVLMERFGLRRMMEAIERFRVTHMAAVPSIMVAMMKDDLTAAYDLRSLECVSCGGAPLGKDTAAAFKTKFPKVLILQGYGLTESTAGVARTTNPEEASRSRTTGKLVSGVEAKIVNPDTGEPMFPGDQGELWLRGPSIMKGYVGDAEATLASLVDGWLRTGDLCYFDEEGFLYVVDRLKELIKYKGYQVAPAELEQVLHSHPEISDAAVIPYPDEEAGQVPMAFVVRKPQSSLGEAEIIEFVAKQVAPYKKIRRVTFVDSIPKNAVGKILRKDLNKIALERYISRL is encoded by the exons ATGGAACAAAAAACAGCTACCTCCAACAACGTCTTAATTGACCCAAGCAACGGTTTCAACCGCGCTACCAGAACATTCCACAGCCTAAAACCCCCTCTCCGCCTCCCTCCTTCACATGCCACCGTCTCCGCACCATCATACGTTCTCTCTCTCCGTCGCAACTCACCTTGGTCCGACTCCGTCACCGCTCTCATCGACTCTGCCACCGGCCGCCACCTCTCCTACGCCGATTTCATCCGCCGTTCGGAAACCCTAGCTGCCAACCTTACATCCCTCTTCACACTCTCCAAAAACGACACCGCTTTGGTCCTCTCTCCAAACCTCCTCCACGTTCCTATCCTCCACTTCGCGCTCCTCTCCCTCGGCGTCGTTGTTTCGCCGGTAAATCCACTTGCCACGCGCTCTGATCTCACGCGCATCATCCGCCTTAGCAAACCTACCATCGCATTCGCCACGTCATCAGCGGCTAACAACCTTCCCTATGAGTTCCGTCACGGAACCGTCCTCATCGACTCGCCCGAGTTCGAATCGCTCATGACAGCGAGTCGACCCGGCGCCAAACTCGAACAAGTGGAGGTGAGTCAGTCTGACGTGGCAGCTATTCTTTACTCTTCAGGAACCACAGGGAATGTGAAGGGAGTGATGCTGACTCACCGGAACCTGATTGCAATGGCAGGGGTATACGACGTCGTTCGGCCGCAGAGGGAGAAGCCCGCGGTGTTCCTATATACGGTGCCGTTTTTCCACGTGTTCGGGTTTACGCTCTCGCTGAGGGCGGTGGTGCTGTTGGAAACGGTGGTGTTAATGGAGAGATTCGGATTGAGGAGGATGATGGAGGCGATAGAGAGGTTTCGAGTTACGCACATGGCGGCGGTGCCGTCAATAATGGTAGCGATGATGAAAGACGACCTGACGGCGGCTTATGATTTAAGGTCGTTGGAATGCGTCTCTTGCGGCGGGGCTCCTCTCGGAAAGGATACCGCCGCGGCGTTCAAAACAAAGTTTCCCAAAGTGTTAATCTTGCAG GGATACGGTCTAACGGAGTCAACGGCAGGGGTTGCCCGAACAACGAATCCGGAGGAGGCAAGCCGATCAAGGACAACAGGTAAGCTGGTGTCAGGTGTTGAGGCTAAAATTGTAAATCCAGACACAGGGGAGCCCATGTTTCCTGGTGATCAAGGGGAACTTTGGCTCAGAGGACCTTCAATTATGAAAG GTTATGTTGGTGACGCAGAAGCAACTTTAGCAAGCTTGGTGGATGGGTGGTTAAGGACTGGGGACCTCTGCTATTTCGATGAAGAGGGTTTCCTCTATGTCGTTGACAGGTTGAAAGAGTTGATCAAATATAAAGGCTACCAG GTGGCCCCTGCAGAATTAGAACAAGTGCTCCATTCGCACCCTGAGATAAGCGATGCGGCAGTTATTCC ATATCCTGATGAAGAAGCTGGTCAAGTCCCCATGGCCTTTGTGGTAAGAAAGCCCCAAAGTTCCCTTGGTGAAGCAGAAATAATTGAATTTGTTGCTAAGCAG